In Virgibacillus sp. NKC19-16, a single genomic region encodes these proteins:
- the pgsA gene encoding CDP-diacylglycerol--glycerol-3-phosphate 3-phosphatidyltransferase, producing MNIPNKITLSRIFLIPIFIILLSVPFDWGEWNIGDRQLPVSHFVAGLLFIIASTTDWIDGYYARKYNLVTNLGKFLDPLADKLLVAAALILLVEMGLAPAWVVILIISREFAVTGLRLVAAGEGIVLAASSMGKLKTVTQIVAVAALLLHNFPLSYIGFPFAQVMLYIALFFTVYSGYDYFVKNWHVMRSSK from the coding sequence ATGAATATACCAAATAAGATAACCCTTTCACGTATTTTTTTAATCCCTATATTTATTATTTTATTAAGTGTTCCCTTTGATTGGGGAGAATGGAATATTGGCGACAGGCAGTTGCCTGTTTCCCATTTTGTAGCAGGTTTACTTTTTATCATTGCCTCGACAACGGATTGGATCGATGGTTATTACGCCAGGAAGTATAATCTTGTAACTAATTTAGGGAAGTTTCTGGATCCATTGGCAGATAAATTACTCGTTGCGGCAGCATTAATTTTATTAGTGGAAATGGGATTAGCACCTGCTTGGGTTGTTATTCTTATTATAAGCAGAGAGTTTGCTGTAACAGGACTCAGATTAGTTGCTGCTGGTGAGGGAATCGTACTTGCGGCAAGCAGTATGGGGAAATTAAAAACAGTTACACAAATTGTTGCAGTAGCAGCTCTACTGCTCCATAACTTTCCATTATCTTATATCGGATTTCCATTCGCGCAGGTAATGCTATATATCGCATTATTCTTTACAGTATATTCTGGTTATGATTATTTTGTAAAAAATTGGCATGTTATGAGGAGTTCTAAATAA
- the yfmH gene encoding EF-P 5-aminopentanol modification-associated protein YfmH, which translates to MNKQIYSDISETLYSAKLDNGLSVYLLLKREMAKTYGVFSTNYGSIDQTFTPIGESEKITVPEGVAHFLEHKLFEKEDRDVFADFGKQAASPNAYTSFTKTAYLFAATNHIEKNVETLIDFVQDPYFSEESVEKEKGIIAQEIKMYDDQPDSQLFMGTIKSLFQNHPVNIDIAGTVESINTITKDDLYTCYNTFYHPENMTLFIAGNFDENSMMNLIQSNQQAKDFKTMDQIEREFPDESAEVAVKENKIVMPVSIPKCTIGIKESSDELKGEAFLKKDLLQGMIIDHYFSKGGTFYQELYNEELIDGSFFFETNLEKNFGYSIVGSNTDRPDKFAAKVKELLLSTNTASITTEEFERMKKKQIGQLLRAMNSLEFIANQYIHYHTLDIDLFEVIPTLQSITLQEVNDFVQDWIKEDRMSVCTIAAE; encoded by the coding sequence GTGAATAAACAAATCTACAGCGATATTTCTGAAACCTTATATTCAGCGAAGCTTGATAATGGCTTATCCGTTTATTTACTGCTAAAACGAGAAATGGCTAAAACGTACGGCGTGTTCTCAACAAATTACGGATCGATTGATCAAACGTTTACACCGATTGGAGAGAGCGAAAAAATCACAGTTCCAGAAGGGGTCGCTCATTTTTTGGAGCATAAATTATTTGAAAAAGAGGACCGGGATGTTTTTGCGGATTTTGGAAAACAGGCCGCTTCTCCTAATGCTTATACATCGTTTACGAAAACGGCTTATTTATTCGCTGCAACAAATCACATCGAAAAAAATGTAGAAACGCTGATTGATTTCGTTCAGGATCCCTATTTTTCAGAGGAATCAGTTGAAAAGGAAAAAGGAATTATTGCACAGGAAATTAAGATGTATGATGATCAGCCGGATTCACAATTATTTATGGGAACGATTAAATCTCTGTTTCAAAATCATCCTGTAAATATAGATATAGCAGGTACGGTCGAATCAATTAACACCATTACTAAAGACGATTTATATACATGTTACAATACCTTTTATCATCCGGAGAATATGACATTATTTATTGCTGGTAATTTTGATGAAAATAGCATGATGAATTTAATTCAATCCAATCAGCAAGCAAAAGATTTTAAGACGATGGATCAAATAGAAAGGGAATTTCCGGATGAATCAGCAGAAGTTGCTGTGAAAGAAAACAAAATTGTTATGCCGGTATCTATACCAAAATGTACAATTGGAATTAAGGAATCATCCGATGAATTAAAGGGTGAGGCATTTTTGAAAAAGGATTTACTGCAAGGTATGATTATAGATCATTACTTTTCAAAAGGCGGAACATTCTATCAGGAGTTATATAATGAAGAGCTTATTGACGGCAGTTTCTTTTTCGAGACCAATTTAGAGAAGAATTTTGGATATTCTATAGTTGGCAGTAATACAGACCGACCGGATAAATTCGCAGCTAAAGTGAAGGAATTATTACTGTCAACAAACACCGCATCAATTACAACCGAAGAATTTGAGCGAATGAAGAAAAAACAAATCGGTCAATTATTACGAGCAATGAACTCTTTGGAATTTATTGCAAACCAGTATATTCATTACCATACGCTTGATATTGATCTATTTGAAGTGATTCCTACACTACAGTCCATAACACTTCAAGAAGTGAATGATTTCGTACAGGATTGGATCAAAGAAGATCGTATGTCTGTATGTACAATAGCTGCGGAGTAA
- a CDS encoding DUF3243 domain-containing protein → MSVLDNFDSWKGFLASRLQQAEQQGMSQQTMTNVADEVGDYLASNVEAKNEEEAVLRDLWNAASEDEQKAIANTMIKMVKNQGNTN, encoded by the coding sequence ATGTCAGTTCTAGATAATTTTGATTCATGGAAAGGTTTTTTGGCCAGCAGACTTCAGCAGGCTGAGCAACAAGGAATGAGCCAGCAAACAATGACCAATGTAGCTGACGAGGTTGGAGATTATCTTGCTAGCAATGTGGAAGCAAAAAATGAAGAAGAAGCAGTGTTAAGAGATCTATGGAATGCCGCTTCTGAAGATGAACAAAAGGCAATTGCAAACACCATGATTAAGATGGTTAAAAATCAAGGGAATACAAATTAA
- the ymfI gene encoding elongation factor P 5-aminopentanone reductase, with protein MEGNVLIIGASGDIGVAIAERLANDGYQLLLHYNKNRKKIDEFSEKLDKECLLTVIQADLKNDIMIKEFLNKLVFPVDYIIFAGGAAHFGLFQDITEQIMNDMLTLHVKAPWMITHHLLPAMIQQKSGKIIFITSLWGDIGASNEVVYSSVKGAQNSFVKALAKEVAPSEVSVNAISPGYIETKMNNYLGEDEKAALIAEIPINRAGLPSEIAHTVSFLLDKQSNYIQGEIINVNGAWK; from the coding sequence ATGGAGGGGAATGTATTAATTATAGGGGCCAGTGGAGATATTGGTGTTGCTATCGCTGAACGGTTGGCAAACGATGGATATCAATTATTGCTGCATTATAATAAAAATAGAAAAAAGATTGATGAATTTAGTGAAAAACTTGATAAAGAATGTCTGCTCACTGTCATACAAGCAGATTTAAAAAATGACATAATGATAAAAGAGTTTCTAAATAAGCTTGTATTCCCGGTGGATTATATTATCTTTGCCGGCGGAGCAGCGCATTTCGGATTATTTCAGGATATAACAGAACAAATAATGAATGATATGCTCACATTACATGTAAAGGCACCTTGGATGATTACACATCACTTATTGCCAGCGATGATTCAACAAAAATCCGGTAAAATTATTTTCATAACATCCCTATGGGGAGATATTGGTGCAAGTAATGAAGTTGTTTATTCCTCGGTAAAAGGGGCACAAAACAGCTTTGTTAAGGCTTTAGCCAAAGAGGTTGCACCTAGTGAGGTTTCCGTAAATGCTATTAGCCCGGGTTATATTGAAACGAAAATGAATAACTATTTAGGTGAAGATGAGAAAGCAGCGCTTATTGCCGAAATCCCTATCAATCGTGCTGGTTTACCTAGTGAAATTGCCCATACAGTAAGTTTCCTATTGGATAAGCAATCGAATTATATCCAAGGTGAGATCATTAATGTGAATGGTGCCTGGAAGTAA
- a CDS encoding competence/damage-inducible protein A yields MKNVKAEIIAVGTELLLGQIANTNAQWLSKQLALYGINIYNHTVVGDNLQRVEDAFSQAHHRSDIVIVTGGLGPTEDDLTREAFQRISHLDIVEHPPSMKKIEAFFEKQNSVMTPNNRKQARVFKNAYVLDNKVGMAPGMIVTHDNKTWIFLPGVPREMKQLVTNDVLPHLQKLTGNEEIIKSTVLKFIGIGESALEHELSDIIQHQSNPTIAPLAQDEGVVIRLTAKERSKVKVNDLLEDTKQQILAKVGSHFYGVDEEKLENQVISLLKEQNKRIAAAESLTGGMFTDKLISVEGASSVCRGGIVCYDTKVKQDVLGVSNDVIQSKGVVSPDCALEMADNVRRKLDAAIGISFTGVAGPSEVEGKPAGTVYIAICQDSGEQSVEKFTFQGTRNSVRRRATLKGLEILFKYLK; encoded by the coding sequence ATGAAAAATGTGAAGGCAGAAATTATCGCGGTAGGCACAGAGTTATTATTAGGACAAATTGCAAATACAAATGCACAATGGCTGTCTAAGCAACTCGCATTATACGGGATTAATATTTACAACCATACAGTAGTGGGTGACAACCTGCAGCGGGTGGAAGATGCCTTTTCCCAGGCTCACCATCGATCAGATATTGTAATAGTTACAGGAGGACTTGGACCAACCGAAGATGACTTAACCCGTGAAGCTTTTCAGCGTATAAGTCATTTGGACATTGTTGAGCATCCACCTTCCATGAAAAAAATAGAAGCATTTTTTGAGAAGCAAAATTCGGTGATGACACCGAATAATCGGAAGCAAGCACGAGTTTTTAAAAACGCATATGTACTTGATAATAAAGTCGGGATGGCACCTGGAATGATTGTAACACATGATAATAAGACTTGGATCTTCCTACCTGGTGTTCCGAGAGAAATGAAGCAACTTGTTACAAATGATGTACTTCCTCATCTCCAAAAATTAACCGGGAATGAAGAGATTATTAAATCAACAGTTCTAAAATTCATCGGCATTGGTGAATCAGCTTTAGAGCATGAATTAAGTGATATCATTCAACATCAAAGTAATCCAACCATCGCTCCATTGGCTCAAGATGAAGGTGTGGTCATTCGTCTCACTGCAAAAGAAAGATCCAAGGTAAAGGTAAATGATTTACTCGAGGATACGAAGCAGCAAATTTTAGCAAAAGTTGGTTCTCACTTTTATGGTGTTGATGAGGAAAAATTAGAAAATCAGGTAATCTCTCTTTTAAAGGAGCAGAACAAGCGTATTGCTGCTGCTGAGAGCTTAACAGGTGGTATGTTTACAGATAAGCTTATTTCAGTGGAAGGCGCTTCTTCTGTTTGTCGTGGCGGTATAGTCTGTTATGACACAAAAGTAAAACAGGATGTGCTTGGTGTTTCTAATGATGTCATACAAAGTAAAGGTGTGGTTAGTCCAGACTGTGCCTTGGAAATGGCTGACAATGTACGCAGGAAACTGGATGCTGCTATTGGAATAAGCTTTACTGGGGTAGCTGGACCGAGTGAAGTGGAAGGTAAACCGGCAGGGACAGTTTACATTGCTATTTGTCAAGATAGCGGAGAACAATCTGTTGAAAAGTTCACCTTTCAGGGTACACGTAATTCGGTTAGACGGAGAGCTACACTAAAGGGACTTGAAATTCTTTTTAAATACTTAAAATGA
- a CDS encoding YmfK family protein: MEKTEWYLEYEIQYNRPGLLGDISSLLGMLSINIITINGIEDSRRGILILSQYNENITRLRSILDTMDTIKVMKIRKPKLRDKLAVRHGKYIHRDTSDRKTVRFVRDELGILVDFMAELCKKEGHKLIGIRGMPRVGKTESIVAASVSANKRWLFVSSTLLKQTVRSQLIEGEYNPENIYIIDGVVSNRRMEDEKHWQLIREIMQLPSIKIVEHPDVFVQTTEYTIDDFDYIIELRSHEDEEITYEPIERQQFRKNDGFSMFDF; this comes from the coding sequence ATGGAAAAAACAGAATGGTACCTTGAATACGAAATTCAATATAACCGTCCTGGACTACTTGGTGATATATCCTCTTTATTAGGGATGTTATCCATTAATATTATAACCATTAACGGAATAGAGGATTCCAGAAGAGGGATATTAATTCTTTCCCAATACAATGAAAATATTACACGTTTAAGATCAATATTAGATACAATGGATACAATTAAAGTAATGAAAATACGCAAGCCAAAACTTCGGGATAAATTAGCTGTACGGCATGGAAAATATATACACAGAGATACCAGCGATCGGAAAACAGTTCGTTTCGTGCGTGATGAATTAGGAATATTAGTGGACTTCATGGCAGAATTATGTAAAAAAGAAGGACATAAATTAATCGGTATTCGCGGAATGCCTCGAGTTGGCAAAACAGAATCGATCGTTGCTGCAAGCGTTTCTGCAAATAAACGTTGGTTATTTGTTTCTAGTACGCTTCTGAAACAAACAGTACGCAGCCAATTGATTGAAGGTGAATACAACCCGGAAAATATCTATATTATTGACGGCGTTGTTTCAAATAGACGTATGGAAGATGAAAAACATTGGCAACTTATTCGGGAAATTATGCAACTTCCCTCTATAAAAATAGTAGAGCATCCAGATGTTTTTGTACAGACAACAGAATATACGATTGATGATTTTGATTATATTATCGAGTTGCGTAGTCATGAAGATGAGGAGATTACATATGAACCAATCGAGAGGCAGCAATTCAGAAAGAATGATGGGTTTTCTATGTTTGATTTTTGA
- a CDS encoding helix-turn-helix domain-containing protein, whose translation MEIGERLREARETKSISLDSLQETTKIQKRYLVAIEEGNFHILPGKFYARAFIKEYANAVGLDPNELLEEYKEEVPKTEDENDAPYTRIQRTRKESNAEKSPAIFSLMPTIIVVLLVIGIILAAWFFYTQATSGGGDANPQEEQNDNEEIIINNPDDDNQNNNEGEAKESTEEAEDTEDSTSESEEEEEEQSEVEFSLVEEGAGSPPESTFDLTNAGEEITLTLESSGNTWLDVQNGDGESFYSQEFPEDESPLEFDMSGEERIYLSIGNAPDLTISINGTELEYPIDPNEEVFQKIWINTNSET comes from the coding sequence ATGGAAATAGGAGAAAGGCTAAGAGAGGCTAGAGAAACAAAAAGTATATCCTTGGACAGTTTACAGGAAACAACAAAGATACAAAAAAGGTATTTAGTTGCAATTGAAGAGGGTAATTTCCATATCCTTCCAGGTAAATTCTATGCAAGAGCCTTTATTAAAGAATATGCTAATGCTGTAGGGTTAGATCCCAATGAATTGCTGGAAGAATACAAAGAAGAGGTCCCTAAAACGGAAGATGAAAACGATGCGCCATATACCCGAATACAGCGTACCCGAAAAGAAAGCAATGCAGAAAAAAGTCCAGCTATATTTTCACTTATGCCTACGATAATTGTTGTACTATTGGTGATTGGTATTATTTTAGCAGCTTGGTTTTTCTATACGCAAGCAACTTCCGGGGGTGGTGATGCAAATCCTCAGGAAGAGCAAAATGATAATGAGGAAATTATAATTAATAACCCGGATGATGATAACCAAAATAACAATGAAGGTGAAGCGAAAGAATCAACGGAAGAGGCAGAGGATACAGAGGACTCCACATCAGAATCAGAAGAAGAGGAAGAAGAACAGTCAGAAGTCGAATTTTCTTTAGTTGAAGAAGGGGCCGGTAGTCCACCCGAGTCTACGTTTGATTTAACGAATGCCGGCGAAGAAATCACTCTTACGCTAGAATCCAGTGGCAATACGTGGCTTGACGTTCAAAATGGAGATGGTGAATCTTTTTACAGCCAGGAATTTCCTGAAGATGAATCACCATTGGAGTTTGATATGTCTGGTGAGGAAAGAATTTATTTAAGCATTGGGAATGCGCCTGATCTAACGATATCGATTAATGGGACAGAATTAGAATATCCTATTGATCCGAATGAAGAAGTATTCCAAAAAATATGGATCAATACGAATAGCGAAACGTAA